In a single window of the Gossypium hirsutum isolate 1008001.06 chromosome D02, Gossypium_hirsutum_v2.1, whole genome shotgun sequence genome:
- the LOC107908320 gene encoding outer envelope pore protein 24B, chloroplastic, whose product MQTYKTEFRQLLPLYLPSLYLPREMKASLKGRYTNDKSTAVVTLAVNAGDVKLLASMSDVTVVKGPRLNNLTLTVEKPAFFIFDYDVPKKDFRFQFMNSIKVAEKPLKLTYNHGHGENRTVMDGSLVLDSANKVSVNYMFGTRNFKLKYSYLHGGVTTYEPCYDLGKNAWDFSVSRRLYDDVFKATYESWSRDFALEWSRNSKFNGTFKISATINMVGESKIPKVFAESTWDLEM is encoded by the exons cgaATTCCGCCAACTTCTCCCTCTTTATCTCCCTTCCTTGTATCTTCCGAGAGAAATGAAGGCGTCTCTGAAAGGCCGATACACAAACGACAAGAGCACCGCCGTCGTTACTCTTGCCGTCAACGCCGGCGATGTCAAGTTACTCGCCTCCATGAGTGATGTCACCGTCGTCAAAGGTCCCAGGCTCAACAATCTTACTTTAACCGTTGAAAAACCAGCCTTCTTCATCTTCGACTATGATGTCCCCAAGAAG GATTTTCGGTTTCAGTTTATGAACTCAATCAAGGTTGCGGAGAAACCGTTGAAGCTCACTTACAATCACGGCCATGGGGAAAACCGAACGGTGATGGACGGGTCACTGGTGTTGGATTCGGCGAACAAAGTGTCGGTTAATTACATGTTCGGAACGAGGAACTTTAAGCTGAAATATAGTTACCTGCACGGAGGGGTTACGACTTACGAGCCATGTTATGATTTGGGGAAGAATGCATGGGATTTTTCAGTTTCGAGGAGATTATATGACGATGTTTTTAAGGCGACTTATGAGTCATGGAGTCGGGACTTTGCCCTGGAGTGGTCCCGAAATTCCAAGTTTAATGGGACATTTAAG ATATCAGCAACCATCAACATGGTTGGAGAATCGAAGATTCCTAAAGTATTTGCAGAGAGTACTTGGGATTTGGAAATGTGA